From one Magnetofaba australis IT-1 genomic stretch:
- a CDS encoding OmpH family outer membrane protein, whose amino-acid sequence MSLRLICAAVALVSLLWVESADAADKFAFVDVQRAISSSDAAKQARNLLMSAKGKTQAKVDAKKSQIETMQADLKKRGALMTPEAKAEFNAKLQREMRDFRRMVEDLQLRLDRENARWTKRITGALREVIEEMGREKGYTAVFGKGQVLYATDTIDITDQVLKRLNERTASLFK is encoded by the coding sequence ATGTCCTTACGTCTGATCTGTGCAGCCGTGGCGCTGGTGAGCCTGCTGTGGGTGGAGAGCGCCGACGCCGCCGATAAATTCGCTTTTGTCGATGTGCAGCGGGCGATCTCCTCGTCTGACGCCGCCAAACAGGCGCGCAATCTGCTCATGAGCGCCAAGGGCAAGACCCAAGCCAAGGTCGACGCCAAGAAGTCACAGATTGAGACCATGCAGGCCGACCTGAAAAAGCGCGGCGCTCTGATGACTCCGGAAGCCAAAGCGGAATTCAACGCCAAACTGCAACGCGAAATGCGTGACTTCCGCCGAATGGTGGAGGATCTGCAGTTGCGTTTGGATCGCGAAAACGCCCGCTGGACCAAGCGCATCACCGGCGCGCTGCGGGAAGTGATCGAAGAGATGGGACGCGAAAAAGGATACACGGCGGTGTTCGGCAAAGGTCAGGTGCTCTACGCCACCGACACCATCGACATCACCGATCAAGTGCTCAAGCGGTTGAATGAGCGCACCGCCTCCCTGTTCAAGTAA
- the bamA gene encoding outer membrane protein assembly factor BamA, protein MKRLPTLLLMLGLLLAWTAPVQAQTQGGVIDEIRVQGARWIEKETVKSYLSVREGQPFNASDLRKSVKSLYATGFFKNIELEREGAALVVKVVENPLIQEVNFKGAYAFDDEELKDIVKIKARDIFSKSEAEKDLAALRQAYRVKGLFLAQIDLLTKALPENRVELTYKIREGEKSKVREVRLVGNEKLSAKTITKQLVIQPTDWLSWLTEKDTYDREKLLFDQSQVRRVYLDNGYVRARVDSSVAELTPDKKAFVVTHAITEGERYKFGEVEIKSDFDEAPIEDLYKQVEIEKGTWYTQNEVSTTIDKLTDLVGDFGYAFLQISPETAIDDENKTVNLTFNIQKGRRVYVNRVEVIGNTRTRDEVIRREMTVVEGNLFSASAVRKAKKRLQALDFFETVEITTPKSDIPDKVDVQVKVEEKATGAFTLGAGYSTTDKYMGSASVSQNNFMGKGQKLTLSFSLSASRADFGLGLYEPYFMGRDVSAGINLFNRKSDNSDSGGYESDSWGGSVTFGLNLTKNLGTRLSYSLTNTEIKGVASNAALLLRQQEAASPYLTSMVTNELSWDKIDNRLDPMKGHSMMLTTDLAGLGGDVKFLRLTSDNNVYHPIYKRAKVVGHLRLRGGMIEGFGDDVPIFEKYFMGGMRSLRGFKSHGVGPRSYSDDAMGGTYFGSGTAEVQFPVYGLEDKGVSALTFVDVGMLDNFDALATDVNDSGSVRMSAGVGVNWRSPFGPLQFSFGVPLASESWDKTRSFDFSIGTSM, encoded by the coding sequence ATGAAACGACTCCCGACTCTGTTGTTGATGCTCGGACTGCTATTGGCGTGGACCGCCCCGGTTCAAGCCCAAACCCAGGGCGGCGTGATCGATGAGATCCGCGTCCAGGGCGCCCGTTGGATCGAGAAAGAGACCGTCAAAAGCTATCTGTCCGTGCGCGAAGGTCAACCGTTTAACGCCTCTGACCTGCGCAAGAGCGTCAAGTCCCTCTACGCCACCGGCTTCTTCAAGAACATCGAGCTGGAGCGCGAAGGCGCCGCCCTGGTGGTCAAGGTGGTGGAGAACCCGTTGATCCAGGAGGTCAACTTCAAAGGCGCCTACGCCTTTGACGATGAAGAGCTCAAGGATATTGTCAAAATCAAGGCGCGGGACATCTTCTCCAAAAGCGAAGCTGAGAAGGATTTGGCCGCACTGCGCCAGGCGTATCGCGTCAAAGGTCTGTTCCTGGCGCAGATCGATCTGCTGACCAAAGCGCTGCCGGAAAACCGCGTGGAGCTGACCTACAAAATCCGCGAAGGCGAAAAGTCCAAAGTCCGCGAAGTGCGTCTGGTGGGCAATGAGAAGCTCTCGGCCAAGACCATCACCAAGCAGTTGGTGATCCAACCCACAGACTGGCTCTCCTGGCTCACGGAAAAAGACACCTATGACCGTGAAAAGCTGCTGTTCGACCAATCTCAGGTGCGCCGCGTCTATCTGGATAACGGCTATGTGCGCGCCCGCGTCGACTCCTCTGTGGCGGAGCTGACGCCGGATAAAAAGGCCTTTGTGGTGACCCACGCCATCACCGAAGGCGAGCGCTATAAATTTGGCGAAGTGGAGATCAAAAGCGACTTTGACGAAGCGCCCATCGAAGATCTCTACAAACAGGTCGAGATCGAAAAGGGGACTTGGTATACCCAGAACGAAGTCTCCACCACCATCGATAAACTGACCGACCTGGTGGGCGATTTTGGCTACGCCTTCCTGCAGATTTCGCCGGAAACCGCGATTGATGACGAGAACAAAACCGTCAACCTCACGTTCAATATCCAAAAAGGGCGTCGCGTCTACGTCAACCGGGTGGAAGTGATTGGCAACACCCGCACCCGCGACGAAGTGATCCGTCGGGAGATGACCGTGGTGGAGGGCAATCTGTTCTCCGCCTCCGCCGTGCGCAAAGCCAAAAAGCGTTTGCAAGCCTTGGACTTCTTTGAAACCGTGGAGATCACCACCCCCAAATCCGACATCCCCGACAAGGTCGATGTGCAGGTGAAGGTGGAGGAGAAGGCCACCGGCGCATTTACCCTGGGCGCGGGCTACTCCACCACCGATAAGTACATGGGCAGCGCCTCAGTCAGTCAGAACAACTTCATGGGCAAAGGGCAGAAACTGACGCTGTCGTTCTCGCTGTCGGCCAGCCGCGCCGACTTCGGACTGGGGCTGTATGAACCCTACTTCATGGGGCGTGACGTGTCGGCGGGCATCAACCTGTTCAACCGCAAATCCGACAACTCCGATTCCGGCGGTTATGAGAGCGATAGCTGGGGCGGCAGCGTCACCTTTGGTCTGAATCTGACCAAGAATTTGGGCACCCGCCTGAGCTACAGCCTCACCAACACCGAGATCAAGGGCGTGGCCTCCAACGCCGCCCTGTTACTGCGTCAACAGGAAGCCGCCAGCCCCTATCTGACCTCCATGGTCACCAATGAACTGTCGTGGGATAAGATTGATAACCGTCTGGATCCCATGAAGGGGCACTCCATGATGCTCACCACCGACCTGGCTGGTTTGGGCGGTGATGTGAAGTTCCTGCGTCTGACGTCGGATAACAACGTTTACCATCCCATCTATAAGCGCGCCAAAGTGGTGGGTCACTTGCGTCTGCGCGGGGGTATGATCGAAGGGTTCGGCGACGATGTGCCCATCTTCGAGAAGTACTTCATGGGCGGCATGCGCTCTTTGCGCGGGTTTAAATCCCACGGCGTGGGCCCGCGTTCCTATAGCGACGACGCCATGGGCGGCACCTACTTCGGCTCCGGCACGGCGGAGGTGCAGTTCCCGGTCTATGGTCTGGAAGACAAGGGCGTGAGCGCGCTGACCTTTGTGGATGTGGGCATGCTCGACAATTTCGACGCCTTGGCCACCGACGTCAACGACTCCGGCAGCGTGCGCATGTCCGCAGGCGTCGGCGTCAACTGGCGCTCGCCATTCGGTCCGCTGCAGTTCTCCTTCGGCGTGCCGCTGGCCAGCGAGTCGTGGGATAAAACCCGCAGCTTCGATTTCAGCATCGGCACCTCCATGTGA
- the fabZ gene encoding 3-hydroxyacyl-ACP dehydratase FabZ, which produces MAQESFDLHEILESLPHRYPFLLVDRIVDFKAGEYLRAIKNVTFNEPHFQGHFPGEPVMPGVLILEAMAQAGALFAARTDPENVRGQLVYFMAIDKAKFRKPVVPGHQLVLDLKLIKRRRDVWRFEGKAFADDELAAEAELMAMTRKRDDAA; this is translated from the coding sequence ATGGCTCAAGAGTCCTTTGATCTGCACGAGATACTGGAATCCCTGCCGCACCGCTATCCGTTTTTGCTGGTGGATCGCATCGTGGATTTCAAGGCGGGCGAATATCTGCGCGCCATCAAGAACGTGACCTTCAATGAGCCCCACTTCCAGGGCCACTTTCCCGGCGAGCCAGTGATGCCGGGGGTGTTGATTCTGGAAGCCATGGCGCAAGCCGGGGCGCTGTTTGCCGCGCGCACCGATCCGGAAAACGTGCGTGGGCAGTTGGTCTACTTTATGGCCATCGACAAGGCGAAGTTCCGTAAGCCTGTGGTCCCTGGTCACCAGTTGGTGCTGGATCTGAAGCTGATCAAACGCCGTCGCGACGTGTGGCGGTTCGAGGGCAAGGCTTTTGCCGACGATGAGTTGGCGGCGGAAGCGGAGCTGATGGCGATGACGCGCAAACGGGATGACGCCGCATGA